One genomic region from Streptomyces sp. Li-HN-5-11 encodes:
- a CDS encoding N-6 DNA methylase: MTAAEISRIAGVTRATVSNWRRRHDDFPAPSAGTETSPLYDLTSVQAWLRGRGHTATASPTEELRTALRLLGPGSGVAARLFPLVAAVSRRAPDELAELAALPDDQLIAEAEKTAGELPVAVPEAEPVRYGPDDAGAVRALLGCVREAGAQATVDVLAERELDEGAASGVYQTPEGLALLMARLLPAAASRVLDPACGSGTLLAAAARHGARELFGQDSLPVQGRRTAVRLLLAAPEAETAIRVGDSLRADAFPDVTVDAVLCNPPFADRDWGHDELAYDPRWAYGLPPRFESELAWVQHALAHLEPGGHAVMLLPPALAFRSSGRRIRAELIRSGALRAVVSLPARAAYPLHIGLQIWVFQRPEPGGTDRTTVLFVDGEGEQRDGATGTSSATDTATTGTGTGTGTRGGSRPRRSGSSPSPAASSASASSFDWAGLTDRVLGQWAAFTTAPDTYADEPGVARAVPLVDLLDDVVDVTPARHVRATAADIDPAALAGRVRDLHGQLAEQVAALAAASASGGWRPSGVSAREWRTATVSDLARGGALTVLRAATPGTRGAKGSAAPTVDRPVLTAQDISAGSPPSGGAADLPADATQQSVAAGDVLVRALAGGGDSAAMTRVTDDQDAGALLGPHVHLLRPDPARLDPWFLAGFLGAEDNIASASTGSSLVHVTPGRLRVPLLPLEEQRRYGEAFRRVHELRAAVRRTVGLAADTAATLTTGLTAGVLLPPDTPDTTSGTSDSRSA; this comes from the coding sequence GTGACGGCCGCCGAGATCTCCCGCATCGCCGGGGTCACGCGGGCCACCGTCAGCAACTGGCGCCGCCGCCACGACGACTTCCCGGCCCCCAGCGCAGGCACGGAGACCAGCCCGCTCTACGACCTCACGTCCGTCCAGGCATGGCTGCGGGGACGCGGGCACACCGCCACCGCCTCGCCGACCGAGGAGCTCCGTACGGCGCTACGGCTGCTGGGCCCCGGCTCGGGAGTGGCCGCGCGCCTGTTCCCGCTGGTGGCCGCCGTGTCCCGCCGCGCGCCGGACGAGCTGGCCGAACTCGCCGCCCTGCCCGACGACCAGCTGATCGCCGAAGCGGAGAAGACCGCGGGCGAGCTCCCGGTCGCCGTACCCGAGGCCGAGCCGGTCCGCTACGGTCCGGACGACGCGGGCGCGGTCCGCGCGCTGCTGGGTTGCGTCCGTGAGGCGGGGGCACAGGCCACGGTCGACGTCCTCGCCGAACGCGAATTGGACGAGGGCGCCGCCAGCGGCGTGTACCAGACCCCGGAGGGCCTGGCCCTGCTCATGGCGCGGCTCCTGCCCGCCGCCGCGTCCCGCGTCCTAGACCCCGCCTGCGGCAGCGGCACGCTTCTCGCCGCCGCCGCCCGGCATGGCGCGCGGGAGCTGTTCGGTCAGGACTCGCTCCCCGTCCAGGGTCGGCGCACCGCGGTCCGGCTGCTGCTCGCCGCACCCGAGGCCGAGACCGCGATCCGCGTCGGCGACAGCCTGCGCGCCGACGCCTTCCCCGACGTCACCGTGGACGCCGTCCTGTGCAACCCGCCGTTCGCCGACCGCGACTGGGGTCACGACGAACTGGCCTACGACCCGAGGTGGGCGTACGGACTCCCACCGCGCTTCGAGTCCGAACTGGCCTGGGTGCAACACGCTCTCGCGCACCTGGAGCCCGGCGGCCACGCGGTCATGCTGCTGCCGCCGGCGCTCGCCTTCCGCTCCTCCGGCCGCCGCATCCGTGCGGAACTCATCCGCAGCGGGGCCCTGCGCGCCGTCGTCTCCCTTCCGGCGCGTGCCGCGTATCCGCTCCACATCGGGCTGCAGATCTGGGTGTTCCAACGCCCCGAGCCGGGCGGCACGGACCGTACGACGGTGCTGTTCGTCGACGGGGAGGGCGAGCAGCGGGACGGCGCCACGGGTACGTCGTCCGCCACCGACACGGCCACGACCGGCACCGGCACCGGCACCGGCACCCGTGGTGGCTCACGCCCCCGCCGGTCCGGCTCCTCCCCTTCCCCCGCCGCCTCCTCCGCCTCTGCCTCGTCCTTCGACTGGGCGGGGCTGACCGACCGGGTCCTCGGCCAGTGGGCCGCGTTCACCACCGCTCCTGACACTTACGCCGACGAGCCCGGCGTCGCCCGCGCGGTGCCGCTCGTCGACCTCCTCGACGATGTCGTCGACGTCACCCCGGCCCGCCATGTGCGGGCGACCGCGGCCGACATCGACCCGGCCGCCCTGGCCGGGCGTGTCCGCGACCTGCACGGGCAACTGGCCGAGCAGGTCGCCGCCCTGGCGGCCGCCTCCGCGTCCGGCGGGTGGCGGCCGTCCGGGGTCTCGGCCCGAGAGTGGCGTACGGCGACCGTCTCCGACCTGGCGCGCGGCGGGGCCCTGACCGTGCTGCGGGCGGCGACGCCCGGCACCCGAGGCGCCAAGGGCTCCGCCGCTCCCACCGTGGACCGGCCGGTCCTCACCGCCCAGGACATCTCCGCCGGAAGCCCCCCGTCCGGCGGGGCCGCCGACCTCCCCGCGGACGCCACGCAGCAGTCCGTCGCCGCCGGGGACGTCCTCGTACGTGCCCTCGCGGGCGGTGGCGACTCGGCCGCGATGACCCGGGTCACGGACGACCAGGACGCCGGAGCCCTGCTCGGTCCGCACGTCCACCTCCTGCGCCCGGACCCGGCCCGCCTCGACCCGTGGTTCCTGGCCGGGTTCCTCGGCGCCGAGGACAACATCGCCTCCGCGTCCACCGGCAGCTCCCTCGTGCACGTCACACCGGGCCGCCTGCGCGTACCGCTCCTCCCCCTGGAGGAGCAGCGGCGTTACGGGGAGGCCTTCCGCCGCGTGCACGAGCTGCGCGCGGCCGTCCGCCGAACCGTCGGCCTCGCCGCCGACACCGCGGCCACCCTGACCACCGGCCTCACCGCCGGCGTACTCCTGCCGCCGGACACTCCGGACACCACCTCGGGCACCTCCGACAGCCGTTCTGCCTGA